The following coding sequences are from one Shewanella putrefaciens window:
- a CDS encoding putative bifunctional diguanylate cyclase/phosphodiesterase, translating to MSDGLANPLQQALVTIFSETPLETLEQNVDRALETITLQLHCDGVFVLTGSQSLDHLRTRNLYLKPQFTKGQQIRVWPLARMPFFRSLVRSPRLLNVPDVNRLPDEALAERALLKDWNVKSLLVLPPVIFGETRIALGAVNCSECCDWSNAFIDEFSHAAVMIGSAMELTRIAQNMLASEYKYRQVFNQLPLACALLDKHNQLAMLNKVALQTLPVQHGYDLFQMVREEEHAMLNDTLHMVREGVLGQAWCELPLKSVHQLDWLRLSFSQIHGDKNTLVMIAEDVSEKYRLADELSFHANYDALTGLPNRLHFEALLENLLQARDDMPTCVAFIDVDQFQVINNVSGHQAGDKLLCQLALRLKQLVRKGDIVARLGGDEFGILMHYSNVDSAQHIANRICTQLATHEFIWENRCHNVSVSMGIAKLDKSAADIYTVMSQADAACRLAKDKGRNGWHLYSAKDPKMTRLYTEMMASVDIVSALALNQFELYFQIITPLNRRESGLHLEILLRMVQPNGTIVSPAIFLPAAERYNLASKVDLWVIDNLLKWGSSHLAIWQQLDLVSVNLSATSLGDSEFMNWLEMRLMTEPELVDKLCIEITETAAVSQLEQATKLIEVLRPLNCQLALDDFGAGFSSFAYLKRLNVDFVKIDGQFVLNICEDPADQAIVKAICQLGQDMGFDIIAEFVESPEIGLKLQMLGVDYAQGYAINKPTRLSDLTSGLSRPWLDMNSGLQP from the coding sequence ATGTCAGATGGTTTAGCCAATCCACTCCAACAGGCACTCGTCACTATTTTTAGCGAAACCCCGCTAGAAACCTTAGAGCAGAATGTTGACCGAGCCCTAGAGACTATTACCTTGCAACTCCACTGTGATGGAGTGTTTGTGTTGACAGGAAGCCAGTCTCTTGACCATTTACGCACTCGAAATCTTTATTTAAAACCGCAATTTACTAAGGGACAACAGATCCGAGTTTGGCCTTTAGCACGTATGCCTTTTTTTCGTTCGTTGGTACGTTCACCAAGATTATTAAATGTGCCTGATGTTAATCGGTTGCCCGATGAGGCATTGGCTGAAAGAGCCCTACTAAAAGATTGGAATGTAAAAAGTTTATTGGTTTTACCTCCCGTCATTTTTGGCGAAACACGGATAGCTCTAGGGGCGGTTAACTGCTCTGAGTGTTGTGATTGGAGTAATGCGTTTATTGATGAGTTTAGTCATGCCGCAGTGATGATTGGCTCTGCAATGGAATTGACTCGAATTGCCCAAAATATGCTGGCAAGTGAATATAAATACCGTCAAGTATTTAATCAGTTACCTTTAGCCTGTGCGTTACTCGATAAACATAATCAACTGGCAATGTTAAATAAAGTGGCGTTGCAAACTTTACCTGTGCAGCACGGATATGATTTATTCCAGATGGTACGAGAAGAAGAACACGCCATGCTCAACGATACCTTGCATATGGTACGTGAGGGCGTCTTAGGTCAAGCTTGGTGTGAGTTACCGTTAAAATCGGTGCATCAACTCGATTGGTTAAGGTTAAGTTTCAGCCAGATCCATGGTGATAAAAATACGCTGGTGATGATAGCTGAAGATGTGAGTGAAAAGTATCGCTTAGCCGATGAACTCTCTTTCCATGCTAATTACGATGCACTGACTGGCTTACCCAACCGACTACATTTTGAGGCATTGCTTGAGAATCTTCTACAAGCAAGGGATGACATGCCGACCTGCGTTGCTTTTATTGATGTCGACCAATTTCAAGTCATCAATAATGTGAGCGGCCATCAAGCGGGAGATAAACTCCTGTGTCAGTTGGCTTTGCGTCTAAAACAACTTGTCCGCAAAGGCGATATTGTCGCGCGCCTCGGTGGTGATGAATTTGGTATTTTGATGCATTACAGCAACGTGGATTCGGCGCAGCATATTGCTAATCGCATTTGTACCCAGCTTGCAACCCACGAGTTTATTTGGGAGAACCGTTGCCATAATGTCAGTGTGAGTATGGGCATTGCCAAGCTCGATAAATCGGCTGCTGATATTTACACTGTGATGAGTCAAGCGGATGCGGCATGTCGCCTTGCTAAAGATAAAGGGCGCAATGGTTGGCATTTATACAGCGCCAAAGATCCTAAGATGACTCGACTTTATACTGAGATGATGGCCTCAGTTGATATTGTCAGCGCCCTCGCATTGAATCAGTTTGAGCTTTATTTTCAAATTATTACACCATTAAATCGCCGTGAGTCAGGTCTGCATTTAGAAATCTTACTGCGTATGGTGCAGCCGAACGGCACTATTGTTTCTCCTGCGATTTTCTTGCCCGCGGCTGAGCGTTATAACTTAGCTTCTAAAGTCGATCTTTGGGTGATAGATAATTTACTTAAATGGGGTAGTAGTCATTTAGCGATTTGGCAGCAGTTGGATCTTGTTTCCGTTAATTTATCGGCCACGTCTTTAGGAGACAGTGAGTTTATGAACTGGCTTGAAATGCGCTTAATGACCGAGCCGGAGTTGGTGGACAAACTTTGTATTGAGATTACAGAAACGGCAGCGGTGAGTCAGCTAGAACAGGCGACAAAATTGATTGAAGTATTACGTCCCCTTAATTGTCAGTTAGCTCTAGATGATTTTGGAGCTGGTTTTTCAAGCTTTGCCTATCTCAAGCGTCTTAATGTGGATTTTGTCAAAATTGATGGTCAGTTTGTCCTTAATATTTGTGAGGATCCCGCGGATCAAGCTATTGTTAAGGCTATCTGTCAGTTGGGGCAAGACATGGGATTTGATATTATCGCTGAGTTTGTGGAGTCCCCCGAAATTGGCCTTAAATTACAGATGCTCGGGGTCGACTACGCCCAAGGTTACGCGATTAACAAACCCACTCGTTTATCTGATTTAACTTCAGGGCTAAGTCGGCCTTGGCTTGATATGAACAGTGGTTTACAGCCTTAA
- the hrpB gene encoding ATP-dependent helicase HrpB, whose protein sequence is MNSLPIYSLLAPLHEAFSTHAQVILEAPTGAGKSTALPLAMLDWPEVTGRILMLEPRRVAARSVAHYIARCRQQNVGQEIGYRVRGESKVSANTRLEIVTEGILTRMIQQDPELTGIEVIIFDEIHERHLTTDLGLALALEVQASLRDDLKILAMSATLSGLALGELMPSAAILHSEGRSFPVEVEYCPVPSQQHWLEHLGRCIVELVSANTVTEKNTVHNDVLVFLPGKAEILRLVQYLGERLDSDTFLICPLYGELSGAEQDRAIAVSTQGKRKIVLATNVAESSLTIDGIGFVIDSGYKRQASFNPKTGVTRLSLKRISQASATQRAGRAGRLAAGVCIRLWSQEEQGRMLKADEPEICQADLVSMAHDCAYWGAKSFSDLMLLTSPPKVNEALAWRLLQHLGMVDGQNKLSPHGKAAYELGCHPRLAHMLLSAKTLAEQLSQPELSSLACLLAGILEARGLPKKGADMMNYLYFATQGQVGQQVKQWQRKLAVSGDLSVIASHAHHKDVGLLLAFAYPDRIARARGVEGYQLANGTGVVLAAEDGLAQTPWLVVADFQETEGKSAGRIYLASQLHPNLFDEALKPLLNITEQCGWDEIKGRVVAERQYKIGQILFRSDSISKPERPQIVAALLNYIRLQGLKILNWNDNLEQLQYRIQLAKALDASTDWPDISDTALLANLETWLAPYLENVNNLPQLQKLDCFSFVANQLSWQQQQMLETCLPTSWALVTGTHAPIVYDASGRALLRVRLQETFGMAQSPILAQGKLKVTMELLSPAQRPLALTADLASFWQGPYVEVKKEMRGRYPKHLWPDDPVNTLPTKYTKKKTLGLSQS, encoded by the coding sequence TTGAACTCTCTACCCATTTATTCTCTACTTGCTCCGCTGCATGAGGCATTTTCTACCCATGCGCAAGTCATTCTTGAGGCGCCTACTGGGGCGGGTAAATCTACCGCTTTGCCTCTGGCTATGTTGGATTGGCCTGAAGTCACTGGGCGTATTCTAATGCTTGAGCCTCGTCGAGTCGCCGCCCGTAGTGTGGCACATTATATTGCCCGCTGCCGACAACAGAACGTAGGGCAAGAGATTGGGTATCGGGTGCGTGGAGAGTCTAAGGTCAGCGCCAATACACGCTTAGAGATAGTTACCGAAGGGATTTTAACGCGGATGATCCAGCAAGATCCTGAGTTAACAGGGATTGAAGTGATCATTTTTGATGAGATCCACGAGCGGCATCTTACAACGGATCTTGGCCTTGCCTTAGCGCTCGAAGTACAAGCTTCCCTGCGTGATGATTTAAAAATATTGGCTATGTCGGCGACGTTATCGGGCTTAGCCTTGGGTGAATTAATGCCCTCGGCGGCGATTTTACACAGCGAAGGTCGCAGTTTCCCCGTTGAAGTTGAATATTGCCCCGTGCCAAGTCAGCAGCATTGGTTGGAGCATCTTGGTCGCTGTATTGTCGAGCTTGTCAGTGCAAATACGGTTACTGAAAAAAATACCGTTCACAATGATGTATTAGTCTTTTTACCCGGCAAAGCTGAAATCCTGCGATTAGTGCAGTATTTGGGTGAGCGTCTCGACAGTGATACTTTCTTGATATGTCCATTATACGGTGAGCTTTCTGGTGCTGAGCAAGATCGCGCCATAGCGGTATCGACACAGGGAAAGCGTAAAATTGTATTGGCAACCAACGTAGCAGAATCGAGCTTAACGATTGATGGCATTGGCTTTGTTATAGACAGTGGCTATAAGCGTCAGGCGAGTTTTAATCCTAAAACCGGCGTTACTCGCCTCAGTTTAAAACGCATTAGTCAAGCCTCGGCAACTCAACGTGCAGGGCGTGCAGGGCGTTTAGCCGCGGGTGTATGTATTCGATTATGGAGCCAAGAAGAACAAGGGCGAATGCTAAAGGCTGATGAGCCTGAAATTTGCCAAGCAGATCTTGTCTCAATGGCCCACGATTGTGCCTATTGGGGGGCAAAATCCTTTAGTGATCTAATGTTACTGACTTCACCCCCCAAGGTAAATGAAGCACTAGCTTGGCGGCTGTTACAGCATTTAGGGATGGTTGATGGTCAAAATAAGTTATCTCCCCATGGCAAAGCTGCCTATGAGTTAGGTTGCCACCCTCGGCTTGCCCATATGTTACTGAGTGCTAAAACCTTAGCTGAGCAGTTATCTCAACCAGAATTATCTAGCTTAGCCTGTTTGCTTGCGGGGATTTTAGAGGCCAGAGGCTTACCCAAAAAGGGTGCAGATATGATGAATTACCTGTACTTTGCGACTCAGGGACAAGTGGGGCAGCAGGTAAAACAATGGCAAAGAAAGTTAGCCGTGTCTGGTGATTTAAGCGTGATAGCCTCCCATGCTCATCATAAAGATGTCGGGTTATTATTGGCATTTGCCTATCCTGATCGTATCGCTAGGGCGCGGGGCGTAGAGGGATATCAATTGGCTAATGGCACGGGTGTTGTGCTCGCCGCGGAGGATGGACTTGCGCAAACACCATGGCTTGTTGTCGCTGATTTTCAAGAAACAGAAGGTAAAAGTGCAGGTCGGATCTATTTGGCAAGTCAGTTGCACCCCAATCTATTCGATGAGGCACTAAAGCCCCTGCTAAATATCACAGAGCAATGCGGTTGGGATGAGATAAAAGGGCGAGTAGTGGCAGAACGCCAATATAAGATTGGCCAAATATTGTTCAGGTCTGATTCAATCTCTAAGCCTGAACGCCCACAAATAGTGGCCGCATTACTGAACTATATCCGTTTGCAGGGATTAAAAATTCTCAATTGGAACGACAACTTAGAACAACTCCAATATCGCATCCAGTTGGCTAAAGCACTGGATGCGAGTACTGATTGGCCTGATATCAGTGACACTGCATTATTGGCAAACCTTGAAACTTGGCTGGCGCCTTACCTTGAAAATGTGAATAATCTGCCGCAGTTACAGAAACTCGATTGTTTTAGCTTTGTCGCAAACCAATTAAGTTGGCAGCAGCAACAAATGCTCGAGACATGTTTGCCAACCTCTTGGGCGTTAGTCACTGGAACACATGCCCCGATAGTGTATGACGCCTCTGGGCGAGCTTTGCTTAGGGTGAGATTACAAGAAACCTTTGGTATGGCACAAAGCCCAATATTGGCACAGGGCAAACTTAAGGTGACGATGGAGTTGCTCTCGCCAGCACAGCGACCATTAGCACTTACAGCCGATTTAGCCAGCTTTTGGCAGGGCCCTTATGTTGAAGTCAAAAAAGAAATGCGTGGTCGTTATCCAAAACATTTGTGGCCGGACGATCCTGTGAATACTTTACCTACAAAATATACCAAGAAGAAAACCTTGGGTTTATCTCAGTCATAG
- the mrcB gene encoding penicillin-binding protein 1B produces MTTKTTKKTPAQRKAKRSRGLFGHIWSLTWKLTLVVLAVVTFYSIYLDQIIAKKFEGQKWHLPAQVFSRSMALYPGAAVSHPQLMAELKLLGYRKVANPRQVGEFSASSTRIELWRRPFLHPEGDQAEQRVMISFDSDGVSSVARIEDKRQLAVFHLEPVLLDRIIAGDGEDRLFVPTEDMPKLIIQALLLVEDRSFYEHHGVNPFAILRAAFVNLSAGRTVQGGSTLTQQLAKNFFLSSERSLLRKVREALMAVIIDFRYSKEEILEAYLNEVYMGQDKSRAIHGMGLASQFYFGRPISELTAPQQAFLVAAIKGPSYYNPWKYPDRSQERRDLVLRLLMDAGELNTEQYKAAVESPLGLRSQNKPVHQKLPAFYALVKQELNQRYGDALLKQSGVKIYTTLDPMAQEAAENAVMKTFKSLDKGNKSLQIGMVVTDKYTGGIAAMVGDKTPGFDGFNRAVEIRRPIGSLIKPFVYATALAPNSKFTLATPLKDQPITLKNEQGKTWSPQNFDKKFSGQVSLLTALKKSMNVPTVNLGIAVGVDAVATTLAKSGWEEPLNEYPSMLLGAVNGSPLMVAQVYQTLADNGAYRKLTTVTAVLDSHNEPLPVTRSPKEQAITPETDFLVQYAMQQVVRSGTATRLGNAFPGVALAGKTGTSNDSRDSWFAGFDERNVAAIWVGRDDNGKTSLYGSSGAMAVYQSFLSERPPIGLRSIPVPGVVRGYFDRDTGVAKEAGCGNVEALPALKGTYNPAQNCGEPLQWWQKIF; encoded by the coding sequence ATGACAACTAAGACGACAAAAAAAACACCCGCTCAGCGCAAGGCAAAAAGGAGTCGTGGACTCTTTGGGCACATCTGGTCGCTCACTTGGAAGTTGACTTTAGTAGTGCTTGCCGTAGTTACTTTTTACAGTATTTATCTTGATCAAATTATTGCCAAAAAATTTGAAGGGCAAAAATGGCATCTACCCGCCCAAGTATTTAGCCGGTCCATGGCCTTGTACCCCGGTGCCGCCGTCAGTCATCCTCAGTTAATGGCTGAACTTAAATTGCTCGGTTATCGTAAGGTCGCTAATCCTCGCCAAGTCGGTGAATTTTCAGCTTCAAGTACGCGTATAGAGTTATGGCGTAGACCCTTTTTACATCCTGAGGGCGATCAAGCAGAACAAAGAGTAATGATAAGCTTCGACAGTGATGGTGTAAGTTCCGTCGCGCGGATAGAAGATAAGCGTCAATTAGCGGTGTTTCATTTAGAACCCGTATTACTTGATCGTATTATTGCTGGCGACGGTGAAGATAGGTTATTTGTGCCAACCGAAGATATGCCTAAATTGATTATTCAGGCATTACTTCTAGTGGAAGATCGCAGTTTCTATGAACATCATGGCGTTAATCCTTTTGCGATTCTGCGTGCTGCGTTTGTCAACTTAAGTGCTGGACGAACAGTACAAGGCGGCTCAACGCTGACACAGCAGCTTGCAAAAAACTTTTTCTTGTCCAGTGAGCGCTCTTTGCTGCGTAAAGTGCGGGAAGCGCTAATGGCGGTGATTATTGATTTTCGCTACAGCAAAGAAGAAATCCTCGAAGCCTATTTAAATGAAGTTTATATGGGGCAGGATAAATCCCGTGCCATACACGGCATGGGGCTGGCCTCGCAATTTTATTTTGGACGTCCGATTAGCGAACTGACTGCGCCTCAGCAGGCATTTCTTGTGGCAGCAATTAAAGGTCCGTCTTACTACAATCCGTGGAAATATCCAGATCGTAGTCAAGAAAGACGCGATCTCGTATTGCGTTTATTGATGGATGCGGGTGAATTAAATACAGAACAGTATAAGGCGGCGGTAGAGTCTCCATTGGGCTTACGTAGTCAAAATAAGCCTGTTCATCAGAAGTTACCTGCTTTCTATGCTTTGGTGAAGCAAGAACTAAATCAACGTTATGGTGATGCTTTACTGAAACAATCTGGTGTGAAAATTTATACTACCCTAGACCCAATGGCCCAAGAAGCGGCCGAAAATGCGGTGATGAAAACCTTTAAAAGTTTAGATAAAGGCAATAAATCATTGCAGATTGGTATGGTGGTGACCGACAAATACACCGGCGGTATTGCCGCAATGGTAGGCGATAAAACGCCAGGGTTTGATGGATTTAACCGCGCCGTTGAAATTCGCCGTCCTATTGGCTCGTTAATTAAGCCCTTTGTGTACGCGACGGCATTGGCGCCTAATAGCAAATTCACTTTGGCGACACCGCTAAAAGATCAGCCTATTACCTTAAAAAATGAACAAGGTAAAACTTGGTCTCCCCAAAACTTCGATAAAAAGTTTAGTGGTCAAGTATCCCTGTTAACGGCGTTGAAAAAATCGATGAACGTGCCCACGGTAAACTTGGGGATTGCGGTTGGTGTGGACGCAGTAGCAACCACCCTAGCCAAATCTGGCTGGGAAGAGCCCTTAAACGAATATCCATCGATGTTATTAGGGGCAGTGAATGGCTCTCCTCTGATGGTCGCGCAGGTGTACCAGACCCTAGCGGATAATGGGGCTTATCGTAAGCTCACAACCGTTACTGCAGTATTGGATAGCCATAATGAACCTTTGCCAGTGACCCGTTCACCTAAAGAGCAAGCCATTACGCCCGAAACAGATTTTCTCGTGCAATATGCGATGCAGCAGGTGGTGCGTTCTGGTACGGCAACACGGTTAGGTAATGCTTTCCCTGGGGTGGCGCTAGCGGGTAAAACGGGAACGAGTAACGATAGCCGTGACTCTTGGTTTGCGGGGTTTGATGAGCGTAATGTTGCAGCAATTTGGGTCGGACGGGACGATAATGGCAAAACTAGCCTCTATGGTAGTAGTGGCGCCATGGCGGTATATCAATCCTTCTTAAGTGAGCGCCCACCAATTGGTTTACGCTCAATCCCGGTTCCAGGTGTTGTGCGAGGCTATTTTGACCGTGATACTGGCGTCGCTAAAGAAGCGGGTTGTGGCAATGTCGAAGCTCTACCCGCATTAAAGGGAACCTATAATCCTGCACAAAATTGCGGTGAACCTTTGCAATGGTGGCAGAAGATTTTCTAG
- a CDS encoding peptidylprolyl isomerase has translation MFKTAAAVHILVKHKEQAEDIVKQLNNGANFAVLAKRFSSCPSAKKGGDLGEFKKGQMVPQFDKVAFSGELLVPHIVKTKFGWHVVKVLYRT, from the coding sequence ATGTTTAAAACCGCTGCCGCCGTGCATATTTTAGTGAAACACAAAGAGCAGGCTGAGGATATTGTTAAGCAGCTAAATAATGGTGCTAATTTTGCTGTGCTCGCTAAGCGTTTTTCCTCTTGTCCTTCAGCCAAAAAAGGCGGCGACTTAGGTGAGTTTAAAAAAGGCCAAATGGTGCCACAGTTCGATAAAGTCGCATTTTCGGGCGAGTTATTGGTGCCACATATAGTAAAAACGAAGTTTGGCTGGCATGTCGTTAAAGTGCTTTATCGCACTTAA
- a CDS encoding DUF2391 family protein: MKFSFNTEDASQVCVGAFALAVPIAFSEEAWQLGETLPLLNIAMLFSLSLLFLGVFTYHSVFQQNIRTRIPVFIFRIVVAYLLTALVVFLVLFCLDKVPFFEDPLTSIKRIIVITMPASMGAIVVDSFDKE; the protein is encoded by the coding sequence ATGAAATTTAGTTTTAACACCGAAGATGCGAGCCAAGTATGTGTGGGCGCTTTTGCCCTTGCGGTTCCCATCGCATTTTCTGAGGAAGCGTGGCAACTTGGCGAAACGTTGCCTTTATTAAATATTGCTATGCTCTTTAGTTTATCGTTGTTATTTCTCGGAGTATTTACTTACCACAGCGTGTTCCAGCAGAATATTCGAACACGGATCCCTGTGTTTATTTTTCGGATAGTGGTGGCGTATTTGCTCACTGCACTTGTTGTTTTTCTGGTGCTGTTTTGCCTCGATAAAGTGCCATTTTTTGAGGATCCTCTGACCTCGATTAAACGGATCATAGTGATTACTATGCCGGCCTCTATGGGCGCTATCGTTGTGGATAGTTTTGATAAAGAATGA
- a CDS encoding DUF3581 domain-containing protein yields MFLAPYFSKQNQAISVSAQQASDFAKKVAQDFNPIHDVGAKRFCVPGDLLFALVLTQYGLSQSMKFSFAGMVGDGVELQFPEQVNDSFSICDSREKAYLNVSRQGDVSCCDAQKESFIRQYVAFSGHNFIDILVPLMKQHQVMINPERPLVIYESMSFDLTTLDFIEVTLSLVGQDLKIDGKRGDVTLHFELHSGDTLVGTGIKTLVMSGLRAYDEVFVQQMCATYEGRKIDY; encoded by the coding sequence ATGTTTCTAGCGCCTTATTTTTCAAAGCAAAATCAAGCAATTTCAGTTTCGGCACAGCAGGCTAGCGATTTCGCTAAGAAAGTTGCACAGGATTTTAATCCTATACATGATGTCGGCGCCAAGCGTTTTTGTGTCCCCGGAGATCTGCTGTTTGCTTTAGTGTTAACCCAGTATGGTTTGAGTCAGAGCATGAAATTTAGCTTTGCAGGCATGGTGGGGGATGGCGTCGAATTGCAATTTCCAGAGCAGGTTAATGATAGTTTTTCGATTTGCGATAGTCGTGAAAAAGCCTATCTTAATGTCAGCCGTCAGGGTGATGTAAGTTGTTGTGATGCGCAGAAAGAATCCTTTATTCGTCAATATGTTGCTTTCTCTGGACATAATTTCATCGATATCTTAGTGCCGTTAATGAAACAGCATCAAGTGATGATAAATCCAGAACGCCCATTAGTGATTTACGAAAGCATGTCGTTCGATCTCACTACACTTGATTTTATTGAGGTCACTTTATCCCTCGTTGGACAAGATCTTAAAATTGATGGCAAACGCGGCGATGTGACTTTGCATTTTGAGTTACACAGTGGTGATACCTTAGTCGGAACAGGTATAAAGACCTTAGTGATGAGTGGATTACGTGCTTACGATGAGGTTTTTGTGCAGCAAATGTGCGCAACCTATGAAGGCCGTAAAATAGATTATTGA
- a CDS encoding methyl-accepting chemotaxis protein: protein MFNSSLRKSLEESEAKLLESESLVDSIDNSVATITFSPDGEILDANPLFLNTMGYSLVEIIGRSHRIFCKPEYANASTYRQFWDNLKAGHLQEGNFCRIHKNGHEIWLKATYFPIKLDGKVIKVMKIAADITKEKLQLDDQAAIFDALNKSQAIIEFTPEGTILNANHNFLRVMAYSKEQVIGKHHRIFCFDNFYQQQPHFWDDLKNGQFKSGLFERKNAYGQSIWLEAAYNPIIDENGHVRKIIKFASDVSARIQQNQAVQEAANIALITSQQTLTQAQQGVKLLDATVSTSNAIAEQTHRTTDSMAKLNEQSQSIQAIVATISSIADQTNLLALNAAIEAARAGDQGRGFAVVADEVRQLAARTSKSTSEIAAVVSKNTQLTASATHMMNEVERIAQEGKLQLAEVTLVMGEIRNGAENVSSTVSKLSIDDQH, encoded by the coding sequence GTGTTTAATTCATCGTTACGTAAAAGCCTTGAAGAGAGTGAAGCGAAACTACTGGAATCAGAATCTTTAGTTGATTCCATCGATAACAGCGTCGCCACTATCACGTTTTCACCAGATGGTGAAATCCTAGATGCTAATCCTCTGTTTTTAAATACGATGGGTTATTCTCTGGTAGAAATTATAGGCCGAAGCCATAGGATATTTTGTAAGCCAGAATATGCAAACGCCTCTACCTATCGTCAGTTTTGGGACAACTTGAAAGCAGGCCATCTGCAGGAAGGTAATTTTTGCCGTATCCATAAAAATGGACACGAGATATGGCTTAAAGCGACTTATTTTCCCATTAAATTAGATGGGAAAGTGATAAAAGTGATGAAGATTGCCGCTGACATCACGAAAGAAAAGCTTCAACTCGATGATCAAGCGGCTATTTTCGATGCATTAAATAAGTCACAGGCCATTATTGAATTTACGCCAGAGGGTACCATACTCAACGCCAATCATAATTTCTTACGGGTAATGGCGTACAGCAAAGAACAAGTCATCGGCAAGCACCACCGTATTTTTTGCTTTGATAATTTCTATCAGCAACAACCTCATTTTTGGGACGATCTTAAAAATGGGCAATTTAAGAGCGGTTTGTTTGAGCGTAAAAATGCCTATGGTCAATCCATCTGGTTAGAGGCTGCCTATAATCCCATTATTGATGAAAACGGTCATGTCAGAAAAATCATCAAATTCGCCAGCGATGTCAGCGCGCGAATCCAACAAAATCAAGCCGTTCAAGAAGCCGCTAATATTGCGCTGATCACCTCACAACAAACGCTTACACAAGCCCAACAAGGTGTGAAATTGCTGGATGCAACAGTAAGTACCTCAAATGCCATTGCCGAGCAAACCCATAGGACGACGGATTCAATGGCAAAACTCAATGAGCAGTCTCAGAGTATTCAAGCCATTGTTGCAACCATCAGTTCGATTGCAGATCAAACGAATCTTCTGGCGCTTAACGCTGCCATTGAAGCTGCGCGTGCAGGTGATCAAGGGCGTGGCTTTGCCGTTGTCGCCGATGAAGTGAGACAACTTGCAGCCCGAACCAGTAAATCAACCAGTGAAATTGCCGCCGTAGTCAGTAAAAATACTCAATTAACCGCTAGCGCAACACACATGATGAATGAGGTTGAGCGTATCGCTCAGGAAGGGAAACTGCAGTTAGCAGAGGTGACATTGGTTATGGGGGAAATTCGTAATGGGGCGGAAAATGTCTCATCAACGGTGTCAAAGCTTTCCATCGACGATCAACATTAA